In Numida meleagris isolate 19003 breed g44 Domestic line chromosome 23, NumMel1.0, whole genome shotgun sequence, the following proteins share a genomic window:
- the NLRX1 gene encoding NLR family member X1 isoform X1 — MGGDARGCERGRCLPGSNPALSISSRDCKSSSAPRPVGNAACVAGHTGAALLPAAVRGRTGPCCAALCRAVPYRAVLQEVTAAAEPFPARGSRTGPRCPNESPAESGGRCRGSRGRAGSRARRGLQTAARCELCSASPWLVVFCALEFSDRPPPSPCLSFPGSRACSAQKMSRAMQCHGCVPWRSWTRLCGSQPGCRAARCVYLCAASRPGAAGSSFHRKILHVGGISLPRYRGRSCVRYKGGSQEHRAQRSSSHHGLDHLRNVASSDAIKKHQKSLSAWFSNQPNEERQFGPSFSLDAVHVDPVIRESSLEQVLKPSPDLTIQHQLQQPCRQVISLQNLFDVDACGRQVKNVVLYGTVGTGKSTLIKKMVVDWCHGLLPRFELVIPFSCEDLSHSHVPISLRRLITKKYQHLRDVVPILGTSNLKVLFILNGLERLNLDFRLAGTELCCDANEPVPPSAIVVNLLRKYLLPEASIIVTTRPSAVRRIPGKYVGRYAEICGFSDTNLQKLYFQLRLSQPGCDGENNGDRRSGEQDNLVEMLSRNLERQNQIAAACFLPSYCWLVCTTLHFLYFTRTVPPSQTLSGIYTSFLRLNFSGEVLDSTDPTKISMMKYVAKTVGKLAHEGVMSRKTSFTEEDLQQCFEVEMKTESELNQLEVFRSDVFRFFLTPCVQPGKEHTFVFTIPAMQEYLAALYVVLGEKKTLVQKVGKEVSEIIGKVSEDAAVVLSIVSKVLPLRFLPVLFNLLKMFPRFFSRLSGKGRDTIARTMAEELFKEEDYYNDDVLDQINSSILGVEGPMRHPDEAADDEVFELFPIFMGGILSRRNRAILEQLGCSIKNLAAFEIAKAMKKTVIRNSRKGLPPSELMDYLFFLHEFQNERFTAEAVRSLRTVNLSSVKMTPLKCSVLASVMGSTCHEVEELNLTSCNLDTSSLRTLFPVLLRCKFLHLQLNSLGPDACKEIRDLLLHDKCAVSNLRLGNNPIGEQGAQYLAEALAGNRSLTHLSLLHTALGDRGVELIAQHLAENQQLQELNLGYNSLTDTAALHVVEVAKKHATLDKVHLYFNDISEDGKRALDSLRMDRDGVRALVFLTAGTDVSDYWSSILNVVHKNLPFWDRERVRQHLTLILQDLESSRRQTVNPWRKAKFLRVESEVKKMLGKLQHGTL, encoded by the exons atggggggGGACGCGCGAGGCTGCGAGCGCGGGCGGTGCTTGCCAGGCAGCAACCCGGCCCTGAGCATCAGCTCACGGGATTGcaaaagcagctctgcccccAGGCCCGTGGGTAATGCTGCGTGCGTGGCCGGGCACACGGGCGCGGCGCTGCTCCCGGCCGCCGTGCGGGGGCGGACCGGGCCGTGCTGCGCTGcgctgtgccgtgctgtgccgtACCGGGCCGTGCTGCAGGAAGTCACCGCCGCCGCGGAGCCCTTCCCGGCAAGGGGAAGCAGAACGGGGCCGCGCTGCCCCAACGAGAGCCCCGCGGAAAGCGGCGGAAGGTGCcgggggagcagggggagggctgggagccGGGCAAGGCGGGGATTGCAGACAGCAGCGCGGTGCGAGCTGTGCTCGGCCTCTCCTTGGCTCGTCGTTTTCTGCGCGCTGGAGTTTTCTGACCGCCCCCCCCCAtccccgtgcctcagtttccctggaAGCCGAGCGTGCAGCGC GCAGAAGATGTCCCGGGCCATGCAGTGCCACGGCTGCGTGCCCTGGCGCAGCTGGACGCGGCTGTGTGGGTCCCAGCCCGGCTGCAGGGCGGCACGGTGTGTGTACCTGTGTGCTGCTTCGAGGCCAG gtgctgcaggcagctccttcCACAGGAAGATCCTCCACGTGGGTGGCATCTCCCTGCCCAGGTACAGGGGGAG GAGCTGTGTTCGCTATAAGGGAGGGTCTCAGGAGCACCGAGCCCAGCGCAGCTCCTCGCACCATGGCCTGGACCATCTCAGGAATGTGGCCTCATCTG atGCTATCAAGAAACACCAGAAGAGCCTGTCTGCGTGGTTCAGCAACCAGCCCAACGAAGAGAGGCAGTTTGGCCCTTCCTTCTCACTAGACGCGGTCCACGTGGACCCAGTGATCCGGGAGAGCTCCCTGGAGCAGGTCCTGAAGCCCTCTCCTGACCTGACCAtccagcaccagctccagcagccctgcaggcaggtCATCAGCCTCCAGAACCTCTTCGACGTGGATGCCTGTGGGCGGCAGGTGAAGAACGTGGTGCTGTATGGCACCGTGGGCACAGGGAAGAGCACCCTCATCAAGAAGATGGTGGTGGACTGGTGCCATGGCCTCTTACCCCGCTTTGAGCTGGTCATCCCTTTCTCCTGCGAGGACCTGTCCCACAGTCACGTCCCTATCTCCCTGCGACGCCTCATCACCAAGAAGTACCAGCACCTCCGGGACGTGGTGCCGATCCTGGGCACTTCCAACCTCAAGGTGCTTTTCATCCTCAATGGGCTGGAGCGCCTCAACTTGGATTTCCGACTGGctggcactgagctgtgctgtgatgcCAATGAGCCCGTGCCTCCCTCTGCCATCGTGGTCAACCTGCTGCGGAAATACCTCCTGCCAGAG GCCAGCATCATCGTCACGACGCGCCCGTCCGCGGTGCGCAGGATCCCTGGTAAGTACGTGGGCCGCTATGCTGAGATCTGCGGCTTCTCAGACACCAACCTGCAGAAGCTGTACTTCCAGCTGCGCCTCAGCCAGCCCGGCTGTGACGGAGAGAACAACGGGGACAGGCGCTCGGGCGAGCAGGATAACTTGGTGGAGATGCTGTCGAGGAACCTGGAGCGCCAAAACCAAATCGCCGCCGCCTGCTTCTTGCCCTCGTACTGCTGGCTGGTGTGCACCACGCTGCACTTCCTCTACTTCACCAGGACGGTGCCTCCCAGCCAGACCCTGAGCGGCATCTACACCAGCTTCCTGCGGCTCAACTTCAGCGGGGAGGTGCTGGACAGCACCGACCCCACCAAAATCTCCATGATGAAATACGTGGCCAAGACGGTGGGCAAGCTGGCCCACGAAGGGGTGATGTCCCGCAAGACCAGCTTCACAGAGGAGgacctgcagcagtgctttgagGTGGAGATGAAGACTGAAAGCGAGCTCAACCAGCTGGAGGTCTTCCGCAGTGACGTCTTCCGCTTCTTCCTCACGCCGTGCGTGCAGCCGGGCAAGGAGCACACCTTCGTCTTCACCATCCCCGCGATGCAGGAGTACCTGGCCGCCCTGTACGTGGTGCTGGGCGAGAAGAAGACCCTGGTGCAGAAAGTGGGGAAGGAGGTGTCGGAGATCATCGGGAAAGTGAGCGAAGATGCCGCTGTGGTGCTGAGCATCGTCTCCAAGGTGCTCCCCCTGCGCTTCCTGCCGGTGCTCTTCAACCTGCTCAAAATGTTCCCTCGCTTCTTCTCGCGGCTGAGCGGGAAGGGCCGGGACACCATCGCCCGCACCATGGCGGAGGAGCTGTTCAAGGAGGAGGACTACTACAACGACGACGTCTTGGACCAAATCAATTCCAGCATCTTGGGCGTGGAGGGCCCCATGCGGCACCCTGACGAAGCCGCTGACGATGAGGTCTTTGAGCTCTTCCCCATCTTCATGGGTGGGATTCTGTCCCGCCGGAACCGCGCCATCCtggagcagctgggctgctccaTCAAGAACCTGGCGGCCTTTGAGATCGCCAAGGCCATGAAAAAGACTGTCATCAGGAACAGCCGCAAAGGGCTGCCCCCCTCCGAGCTCATGGACTACCTCTTCTTCCTGCACGAGTTCCAGAACGAGCGCTTCACAGCTGAGGCCGTCCGCTCCCTCCGGACCGTCAACCTCTCCTCCGTCAAGATGACCCCTCTCAAGTGCTCCGTTCTGGCTTCTGTCATGGGCAGCACGTGCCACGAGGTGGAGGAGCTGAACCTGACCTCCTGCAACCTTGACACCAGCAGCTTGAGGACTCTCTTCCCCGTCCTGCTGCGGTGCAAATTTCTCCA TCTGCAGCTCAACAGCCTGGGCCCTGATGCCTGCAAGGAGATCCGTGACCTGCTCCTGCACGACAAGTGTGCGGTGAGCAACCTGCG GCTGGGGAACAACCCCATAGGTGAGCAGGGAGCACAGTACCTGGCCGAGGCGCTGGCAGGCAACCGCTCGCTGACCCACCTGTCCCTGCTGCACACCGCGCTGGGGGACCGTGGCGTGGAGCTGATTGCCCAGCACCTGGCCGAGaaccagcagctccaggagctcAATCTGGGCTACAACTCCCTGACGGACACGGCTGCTTTGCACGTGGTGGAGGTGGCCAAAAAGCACGCGACACTGGACAAAGTGCA TTTATATTTCAACGACATCAGCGAGGACGGCAAGCGGGCACTCGACAGCCTGCGCATGGACCGGGACGGCGTCAGGGCGCTGGTTTTCCTCACGGCGGGCACTGACGTCTCCGATTACTGGTCCAGCATCCTGAACGTGGTGCACAAGAACTTGCCCTTCTGGGACCGCGAGCGGGTTCGGCAGCACCTGACCCTCATCCTGCAGGacctggagagcagcaggaggcagacGGTCAACCCCTGGAGGAAAGCCAAGTTCCTGCGGGTGGAGAGCGAGGTGAAGAAGATGCTGGGGAAACTCCAGCATGGGACCCTTTGA
- the NLRX1 gene encoding NLR family member X1 isoform X4 — protein sequence MGGDARGCERGRCLPGSNPALSISSRDCKSSSAPRPVGNAACVAGHTGAALLPAAVRGRTGPCCAALCRAVPYRAVLQEVTAAAEPFPARGSRTGPRCPNESPAESGGRQKMSRAMQCHGCVPWRSWTRLCGSQPGCRAARCVYLCAASRPGAAGSSFHRKILHVGGISLPRYRGRSCVRYKGGSQEHRAQRSSSHHGLDHLRNVASSDAIKKHQKSLSAWFSNQPNEERQFGPSFSLDAVHVDPVIRESSLEQVLKPSPDLTIQHQLQQPCRQVISLQNLFDVDACGRQVKNVVLYGTVGTGKSTLIKKMVVDWCHGLLPRFELVIPFSCEDLSHSHVPISLRRLITKKYQHLRDVVPILGTSNLKVLFILNGLERLNLDFRLAGTELCCDANEPVPPSAIVVNLLRKYLLPEASIIVTTRPSAVRRIPGKYVGRYAEICGFSDTNLQKLYFQLRLSQPGCDGENNGDRRSGEQDNLVEMLSRNLERQNQIAAACFLPSYCWLVCTTLHFLYFTRTVPPSQTLSGIYTSFLRLNFSGEVLDSTDPTKISMMKYVAKTVGKLAHEGVMSRKTSFTEEDLQQCFEVEMKTESELNQLEVFRSDVFRFFLTPCVQPGKEHTFVFTIPAMQEYLAALYVVLGEKKTLVQKVGKEVSEIIGKVSEDAAVVLSIVSKVLPLRFLPVLFNLLKMFPRFFSRLSGKGRDTIARTMAEELFKEEDYYNDDVLDQINSSILGVEGPMRHPDEAADDEVFELFPIFMGGILSRRNRAILEQLGCSIKNLAAFEIAKAMKKTVIRNSRKGLPPSELMDYLFFLHEFQNERFTAEAVRSLRTVNLSSVKMTPLKCSVLASVMGSTCHEVEELNLTSCNLDTSSLRTLFPVLLRCKFLHLQLNSLGPDACKEIRDLLLHDKCAVSNLRLGNNPIGEQGAQYLAEALAGNRSLTHLSLLHTALGDRGVELIAQHLAENQQLQELNLGYNSLTDTAALHVVEVAKKHATLDKVHLYFNDISEDGKRALDSLRMDRDGVRALVFLTAGTDVSDYWSSILNVVHKNLPFWDRERVRQHLTLILQDLESSRRQTVNPWRKAKFLRVESEVKKMLGKLQHGTL from the exons atggggggGGACGCGCGAGGCTGCGAGCGCGGGCGGTGCTTGCCAGGCAGCAACCCGGCCCTGAGCATCAGCTCACGGGATTGcaaaagcagctctgcccccAGGCCCGTGGGTAATGCTGCGTGCGTGGCCGGGCACACGGGCGCGGCGCTGCTCCCGGCCGCCGTGCGGGGGCGGACCGGGCCGTGCTGCGCTGcgctgtgccgtgctgtgccgtACCGGGCCGTGCTGCAGGAAGTCACCGCCGCCGCGGAGCCCTTCCCGGCAAGGGGAAGCAGAACGGGGCCGCGCTGCCCCAACGAGAGCCCCGCGGAAAGCGGCGGAAG GCAGAAGATGTCCCGGGCCATGCAGTGCCACGGCTGCGTGCCCTGGCGCAGCTGGACGCGGCTGTGTGGGTCCCAGCCCGGCTGCAGGGCGGCACGGTGTGTGTACCTGTGTGCTGCTTCGAGGCCAG gtgctgcaggcagctccttcCACAGGAAGATCCTCCACGTGGGTGGCATCTCCCTGCCCAGGTACAGGGGGAG GAGCTGTGTTCGCTATAAGGGAGGGTCTCAGGAGCACCGAGCCCAGCGCAGCTCCTCGCACCATGGCCTGGACCATCTCAGGAATGTGGCCTCATCTG atGCTATCAAGAAACACCAGAAGAGCCTGTCTGCGTGGTTCAGCAACCAGCCCAACGAAGAGAGGCAGTTTGGCCCTTCCTTCTCACTAGACGCGGTCCACGTGGACCCAGTGATCCGGGAGAGCTCCCTGGAGCAGGTCCTGAAGCCCTCTCCTGACCTGACCAtccagcaccagctccagcagccctgcaggcaggtCATCAGCCTCCAGAACCTCTTCGACGTGGATGCCTGTGGGCGGCAGGTGAAGAACGTGGTGCTGTATGGCACCGTGGGCACAGGGAAGAGCACCCTCATCAAGAAGATGGTGGTGGACTGGTGCCATGGCCTCTTACCCCGCTTTGAGCTGGTCATCCCTTTCTCCTGCGAGGACCTGTCCCACAGTCACGTCCCTATCTCCCTGCGACGCCTCATCACCAAGAAGTACCAGCACCTCCGGGACGTGGTGCCGATCCTGGGCACTTCCAACCTCAAGGTGCTTTTCATCCTCAATGGGCTGGAGCGCCTCAACTTGGATTTCCGACTGGctggcactgagctgtgctgtgatgcCAATGAGCCCGTGCCTCCCTCTGCCATCGTGGTCAACCTGCTGCGGAAATACCTCCTGCCAGAG GCCAGCATCATCGTCACGACGCGCCCGTCCGCGGTGCGCAGGATCCCTGGTAAGTACGTGGGCCGCTATGCTGAGATCTGCGGCTTCTCAGACACCAACCTGCAGAAGCTGTACTTCCAGCTGCGCCTCAGCCAGCCCGGCTGTGACGGAGAGAACAACGGGGACAGGCGCTCGGGCGAGCAGGATAACTTGGTGGAGATGCTGTCGAGGAACCTGGAGCGCCAAAACCAAATCGCCGCCGCCTGCTTCTTGCCCTCGTACTGCTGGCTGGTGTGCACCACGCTGCACTTCCTCTACTTCACCAGGACGGTGCCTCCCAGCCAGACCCTGAGCGGCATCTACACCAGCTTCCTGCGGCTCAACTTCAGCGGGGAGGTGCTGGACAGCACCGACCCCACCAAAATCTCCATGATGAAATACGTGGCCAAGACGGTGGGCAAGCTGGCCCACGAAGGGGTGATGTCCCGCAAGACCAGCTTCACAGAGGAGgacctgcagcagtgctttgagGTGGAGATGAAGACTGAAAGCGAGCTCAACCAGCTGGAGGTCTTCCGCAGTGACGTCTTCCGCTTCTTCCTCACGCCGTGCGTGCAGCCGGGCAAGGAGCACACCTTCGTCTTCACCATCCCCGCGATGCAGGAGTACCTGGCCGCCCTGTACGTGGTGCTGGGCGAGAAGAAGACCCTGGTGCAGAAAGTGGGGAAGGAGGTGTCGGAGATCATCGGGAAAGTGAGCGAAGATGCCGCTGTGGTGCTGAGCATCGTCTCCAAGGTGCTCCCCCTGCGCTTCCTGCCGGTGCTCTTCAACCTGCTCAAAATGTTCCCTCGCTTCTTCTCGCGGCTGAGCGGGAAGGGCCGGGACACCATCGCCCGCACCATGGCGGAGGAGCTGTTCAAGGAGGAGGACTACTACAACGACGACGTCTTGGACCAAATCAATTCCAGCATCTTGGGCGTGGAGGGCCCCATGCGGCACCCTGACGAAGCCGCTGACGATGAGGTCTTTGAGCTCTTCCCCATCTTCATGGGTGGGATTCTGTCCCGCCGGAACCGCGCCATCCtggagcagctgggctgctccaTCAAGAACCTGGCGGCCTTTGAGATCGCCAAGGCCATGAAAAAGACTGTCATCAGGAACAGCCGCAAAGGGCTGCCCCCCTCCGAGCTCATGGACTACCTCTTCTTCCTGCACGAGTTCCAGAACGAGCGCTTCACAGCTGAGGCCGTCCGCTCCCTCCGGACCGTCAACCTCTCCTCCGTCAAGATGACCCCTCTCAAGTGCTCCGTTCTGGCTTCTGTCATGGGCAGCACGTGCCACGAGGTGGAGGAGCTGAACCTGACCTCCTGCAACCTTGACACCAGCAGCTTGAGGACTCTCTTCCCCGTCCTGCTGCGGTGCAAATTTCTCCA TCTGCAGCTCAACAGCCTGGGCCCTGATGCCTGCAAGGAGATCCGTGACCTGCTCCTGCACGACAAGTGTGCGGTGAGCAACCTGCG GCTGGGGAACAACCCCATAGGTGAGCAGGGAGCACAGTACCTGGCCGAGGCGCTGGCAGGCAACCGCTCGCTGACCCACCTGTCCCTGCTGCACACCGCGCTGGGGGACCGTGGCGTGGAGCTGATTGCCCAGCACCTGGCCGAGaaccagcagctccaggagctcAATCTGGGCTACAACTCCCTGACGGACACGGCTGCTTTGCACGTGGTGGAGGTGGCCAAAAAGCACGCGACACTGGACAAAGTGCA TTTATATTTCAACGACATCAGCGAGGACGGCAAGCGGGCACTCGACAGCCTGCGCATGGACCGGGACGGCGTCAGGGCGCTGGTTTTCCTCACGGCGGGCACTGACGTCTCCGATTACTGGTCCAGCATCCTGAACGTGGTGCACAAGAACTTGCCCTTCTGGGACCGCGAGCGGGTTCGGCAGCACCTGACCCTCATCCTGCAGGacctggagagcagcaggaggcagacGGTCAACCCCTGGAGGAAAGCCAAGTTCCTGCGGGTGGAGAGCGAGGTGAAGAAGATGCTGGGGAAACTCCAGCATGGGACCCTTTGA
- the NLRX1 gene encoding NLR family member X1 isoform X2, whose amino-acid sequence MGGDARGCERGRCLPGSNPALSISSRDCKSSSAPRPVGNAACVAGHTGAALLPAAVRGRTGPCCAALCRAVPYRAVLQEVTAAAEPFPARGSRTGPRCPNESPAESGGRCRGSRGRAGSRARRGLQTAARCELCSASPWLVVFCALEFSDRPPPSPCLSFPGSRACSAQKMSRAMQCHGCVPWRSWTRLCGSQPGCRAARCVYLCAASRPGAAGSSFHRKILHVGGISLPRSCVRYKGGSQEHRAQRSSSHHGLDHLRNVASSDAIKKHQKSLSAWFSNQPNEERQFGPSFSLDAVHVDPVIRESSLEQVLKPSPDLTIQHQLQQPCRQVISLQNLFDVDACGRQVKNVVLYGTVGTGKSTLIKKMVVDWCHGLLPRFELVIPFSCEDLSHSHVPISLRRLITKKYQHLRDVVPILGTSNLKVLFILNGLERLNLDFRLAGTELCCDANEPVPPSAIVVNLLRKYLLPEASIIVTTRPSAVRRIPGKYVGRYAEICGFSDTNLQKLYFQLRLSQPGCDGENNGDRRSGEQDNLVEMLSRNLERQNQIAAACFLPSYCWLVCTTLHFLYFTRTVPPSQTLSGIYTSFLRLNFSGEVLDSTDPTKISMMKYVAKTVGKLAHEGVMSRKTSFTEEDLQQCFEVEMKTESELNQLEVFRSDVFRFFLTPCVQPGKEHTFVFTIPAMQEYLAALYVVLGEKKTLVQKVGKEVSEIIGKVSEDAAVVLSIVSKVLPLRFLPVLFNLLKMFPRFFSRLSGKGRDTIARTMAEELFKEEDYYNDDVLDQINSSILGVEGPMRHPDEAADDEVFELFPIFMGGILSRRNRAILEQLGCSIKNLAAFEIAKAMKKTVIRNSRKGLPPSELMDYLFFLHEFQNERFTAEAVRSLRTVNLSSVKMTPLKCSVLASVMGSTCHEVEELNLTSCNLDTSSLRTLFPVLLRCKFLHLQLNSLGPDACKEIRDLLLHDKCAVSNLRLGNNPIGEQGAQYLAEALAGNRSLTHLSLLHTALGDRGVELIAQHLAENQQLQELNLGYNSLTDTAALHVVEVAKKHATLDKVHLYFNDISEDGKRALDSLRMDRDGVRALVFLTAGTDVSDYWSSILNVVHKNLPFWDRERVRQHLTLILQDLESSRRQTVNPWRKAKFLRVESEVKKMLGKLQHGTL is encoded by the exons atggggggGGACGCGCGAGGCTGCGAGCGCGGGCGGTGCTTGCCAGGCAGCAACCCGGCCCTGAGCATCAGCTCACGGGATTGcaaaagcagctctgcccccAGGCCCGTGGGTAATGCTGCGTGCGTGGCCGGGCACACGGGCGCGGCGCTGCTCCCGGCCGCCGTGCGGGGGCGGACCGGGCCGTGCTGCGCTGcgctgtgccgtgctgtgccgtACCGGGCCGTGCTGCAGGAAGTCACCGCCGCCGCGGAGCCCTTCCCGGCAAGGGGAAGCAGAACGGGGCCGCGCTGCCCCAACGAGAGCCCCGCGGAAAGCGGCGGAAGGTGCcgggggagcagggggagggctgggagccGGGCAAGGCGGGGATTGCAGACAGCAGCGCGGTGCGAGCTGTGCTCGGCCTCTCCTTGGCTCGTCGTTTTCTGCGCGCTGGAGTTTTCTGACCGCCCCCCCCCAtccccgtgcctcagtttccctggaAGCCGAGCGTGCAGCGC GCAGAAGATGTCCCGGGCCATGCAGTGCCACGGCTGCGTGCCCTGGCGCAGCTGGACGCGGCTGTGTGGGTCCCAGCCCGGCTGCAGGGCGGCACGGTGTGTGTACCTGTGTGCTGCTTCGAGGCCAG gtgctgcaggcagctccttcCACAGGAAGATCCTCCACGTGGGTGGCATCTCCCTGCCCAG GAGCTGTGTTCGCTATAAGGGAGGGTCTCAGGAGCACCGAGCCCAGCGCAGCTCCTCGCACCATGGCCTGGACCATCTCAGGAATGTGGCCTCATCTG atGCTATCAAGAAACACCAGAAGAGCCTGTCTGCGTGGTTCAGCAACCAGCCCAACGAAGAGAGGCAGTTTGGCCCTTCCTTCTCACTAGACGCGGTCCACGTGGACCCAGTGATCCGGGAGAGCTCCCTGGAGCAGGTCCTGAAGCCCTCTCCTGACCTGACCAtccagcaccagctccagcagccctgcaggcaggtCATCAGCCTCCAGAACCTCTTCGACGTGGATGCCTGTGGGCGGCAGGTGAAGAACGTGGTGCTGTATGGCACCGTGGGCACAGGGAAGAGCACCCTCATCAAGAAGATGGTGGTGGACTGGTGCCATGGCCTCTTACCCCGCTTTGAGCTGGTCATCCCTTTCTCCTGCGAGGACCTGTCCCACAGTCACGTCCCTATCTCCCTGCGACGCCTCATCACCAAGAAGTACCAGCACCTCCGGGACGTGGTGCCGATCCTGGGCACTTCCAACCTCAAGGTGCTTTTCATCCTCAATGGGCTGGAGCGCCTCAACTTGGATTTCCGACTGGctggcactgagctgtgctgtgatgcCAATGAGCCCGTGCCTCCCTCTGCCATCGTGGTCAACCTGCTGCGGAAATACCTCCTGCCAGAG GCCAGCATCATCGTCACGACGCGCCCGTCCGCGGTGCGCAGGATCCCTGGTAAGTACGTGGGCCGCTATGCTGAGATCTGCGGCTTCTCAGACACCAACCTGCAGAAGCTGTACTTCCAGCTGCGCCTCAGCCAGCCCGGCTGTGACGGAGAGAACAACGGGGACAGGCGCTCGGGCGAGCAGGATAACTTGGTGGAGATGCTGTCGAGGAACCTGGAGCGCCAAAACCAAATCGCCGCCGCCTGCTTCTTGCCCTCGTACTGCTGGCTGGTGTGCACCACGCTGCACTTCCTCTACTTCACCAGGACGGTGCCTCCCAGCCAGACCCTGAGCGGCATCTACACCAGCTTCCTGCGGCTCAACTTCAGCGGGGAGGTGCTGGACAGCACCGACCCCACCAAAATCTCCATGATGAAATACGTGGCCAAGACGGTGGGCAAGCTGGCCCACGAAGGGGTGATGTCCCGCAAGACCAGCTTCACAGAGGAGgacctgcagcagtgctttgagGTGGAGATGAAGACTGAAAGCGAGCTCAACCAGCTGGAGGTCTTCCGCAGTGACGTCTTCCGCTTCTTCCTCACGCCGTGCGTGCAGCCGGGCAAGGAGCACACCTTCGTCTTCACCATCCCCGCGATGCAGGAGTACCTGGCCGCCCTGTACGTGGTGCTGGGCGAGAAGAAGACCCTGGTGCAGAAAGTGGGGAAGGAGGTGTCGGAGATCATCGGGAAAGTGAGCGAAGATGCCGCTGTGGTGCTGAGCATCGTCTCCAAGGTGCTCCCCCTGCGCTTCCTGCCGGTGCTCTTCAACCTGCTCAAAATGTTCCCTCGCTTCTTCTCGCGGCTGAGCGGGAAGGGCCGGGACACCATCGCCCGCACCATGGCGGAGGAGCTGTTCAAGGAGGAGGACTACTACAACGACGACGTCTTGGACCAAATCAATTCCAGCATCTTGGGCGTGGAGGGCCCCATGCGGCACCCTGACGAAGCCGCTGACGATGAGGTCTTTGAGCTCTTCCCCATCTTCATGGGTGGGATTCTGTCCCGCCGGAACCGCGCCATCCtggagcagctgggctgctccaTCAAGAACCTGGCGGCCTTTGAGATCGCCAAGGCCATGAAAAAGACTGTCATCAGGAACAGCCGCAAAGGGCTGCCCCCCTCCGAGCTCATGGACTACCTCTTCTTCCTGCACGAGTTCCAGAACGAGCGCTTCACAGCTGAGGCCGTCCGCTCCCTCCGGACCGTCAACCTCTCCTCCGTCAAGATGACCCCTCTCAAGTGCTCCGTTCTGGCTTCTGTCATGGGCAGCACGTGCCACGAGGTGGAGGAGCTGAACCTGACCTCCTGCAACCTTGACACCAGCAGCTTGAGGACTCTCTTCCCCGTCCTGCTGCGGTGCAAATTTCTCCA TCTGCAGCTCAACAGCCTGGGCCCTGATGCCTGCAAGGAGATCCGTGACCTGCTCCTGCACGACAAGTGTGCGGTGAGCAACCTGCG GCTGGGGAACAACCCCATAGGTGAGCAGGGAGCACAGTACCTGGCCGAGGCGCTGGCAGGCAACCGCTCGCTGACCCACCTGTCCCTGCTGCACACCGCGCTGGGGGACCGTGGCGTGGAGCTGATTGCCCAGCACCTGGCCGAGaaccagcagctccaggagctcAATCTGGGCTACAACTCCCTGACGGACACGGCTGCTTTGCACGTGGTGGAGGTGGCCAAAAAGCACGCGACACTGGACAAAGTGCA TTTATATTTCAACGACATCAGCGAGGACGGCAAGCGGGCACTCGACAGCCTGCGCATGGACCGGGACGGCGTCAGGGCGCTGGTTTTCCTCACGGCGGGCACTGACGTCTCCGATTACTGGTCCAGCATCCTGAACGTGGTGCACAAGAACTTGCCCTTCTGGGACCGCGAGCGGGTTCGGCAGCACCTGACCCTCATCCTGCAGGacctggagagcagcaggaggcagacGGTCAACCCCTGGAGGAAAGCCAAGTTCCTGCGGGTGGAGAGCGAGGTGAAGAAGATGCTGGGGAAACTCCAGCATGGGACCCTTTGA